In the Bernardetia sp. genome, one interval contains:
- a CDS encoding FtsB family cell division protein codes for MTFFQRINNFYFWFFVAFILWMFFLDGNDILNQIRMRQTLDELQAEKQYYSKQIDLLETKQEQINNAKSLEEIAREKYLMTKEGEDVYVVD; via the coding sequence ATGACTTTTTTTCAACGCATCAATAATTTTTATTTTTGGTTTTTTGTTGCCTTCATTTTATGGATGTTTTTTTTAGATGGCAATGATATTCTGAATCAGATTCGAATGCGCCAAACGCTAGACGAGCTACAAGCAGAAAAACAATATTATAGCAAACAAATTGACCTTTTGGAAACTAAACAAGAGCAAATCAATAACGCCAAAAGCCTAGAAGAAATAGCTAGAGAAAAATACCTCATGACCAAAGAAGGCGAAGATGTGTATGTGGTAGATTAA
- a CDS encoding amidohydrolase: MNPTLHISLLQANLFWEDSMKNKSHFENLLSNFFENEENQNTDIVVLPEMFTTGFTMNVDLAEKIEDSPTLEWLKKNTKKYDVAITGSIIIEDDKKFYNRLFFVEPNGNYNYYDKKHLFRMADEQKTFTAGIEHLIFEYKGWKICPQICYDLRFPVFSRNRLNIDKDGIATSGYDILLYVANFPAARALAWNTLLPARAIENSCYAIGVNRIGKDGKGINYDGDSAIYNPKGEKLDSKIENIGEAEILSYSLSATDLQEYRKKFQVYLDDDNFELK, encoded by the coding sequence ATGAATCCTACACTACATATAAGTCTTTTACAAGCTAATTTGTTTTGGGAAGACTCTATGAAGAATAAAAGTCATTTTGAAAACTTGCTTTCTAATTTTTTTGAAAATGAAGAAAATCAAAACACAGATATTGTTGTGTTACCTGAAATGTTTACTACTGGCTTTACAATGAATGTAGATTTGGCTGAAAAAATAGAAGATAGTCCAACCTTAGAATGGCTGAAGAAAAACACTAAAAAATATGATGTAGCCATTACTGGAAGTATAATTATTGAAGATGATAAAAAGTTTTATAATCGCTTATTTTTCGTAGAACCGAATGGAAATTATAATTACTATGATAAGAAGCATCTTTTCAGAATGGCAGACGAACAAAAAACCTTTACAGCAGGAATAGAACATCTGATTTTTGAGTATAAAGGTTGGAAAATTTGTCCACAGATTTGTTATGACTTGCGCTTTCCTGTTTTTTCTAGGAACAGATTAAATATTGATAAAGATGGAATAGCTACTTCTGGATATGATATTCTGCTCTATGTAGCTAACTTTCCTGCTGCTCGTGCGTTGGCTTGGAATACACTTTTACCTGCTCGTGCCATTGAAAACTCTTGTTATGCAATTGGAGTAAATAGAATTGGAAAAGATGGAAAAGGAATTAATTATGATGGAGATTCAGCTATTTACAATCCCAAAGGAGAAAAGTTAGATTCAAAAATTGAAAATATTGGAGAGGCTGAAATTTTGTCGTATTCGCTTTCGGCAACGGATTTGCAAGAATATAGAAAAAAGTTTCAAGTCTATTTAGATGATGATAATTTTGAGTTGAAATAA
- a CDS encoding OmpA family protein produces the protein MKLNLFYLFILFCFSTTLLLAKTAQSQTYRLLYRFIDKDTGKPIDGVSVRILNTSNNAEQVTVTGKDGETLVYLEPETTFLIRAYNRKYFSTDTLRLQTQKLPNEIAKNDSRRDIKKDIPLEKINIGLVKKLVGVYFSPNSDEVLPECKIILKRLAYILRLNPRIIIEVAAHTDSRGEDAYNLELTQRQANALKEFLIEQGISDDRIKARGFGESILVNQCQNDVKCTSAEHLQNRRVEYVIIGLE, from the coding sequence ATGAAGTTAAATTTATTTTATTTATTCATACTGTTTTGCTTTTCAACTACGCTTCTCTTAGCAAAAACAGCACAAAGTCAAACGTACAGATTGTTGTATCGCTTTATTGATAAAGACACAGGCAAACCGATTGATGGTGTAAGTGTACGCATTTTAAATACATCAAATAATGCTGAACAGGTAACCGTTACTGGAAAAGATGGCGAAACACTTGTTTACTTAGAACCAGAAACTACTTTTTTGATTCGTGCCTACAATAGAAAATATTTTTCGACAGATACCCTTCGTCTTCAAACTCAAAAACTGCCAAATGAAATTGCTAAAAATGACTCAAGACGAGATATAAAAAAAGATATTCCACTAGAAAAAATAAATATTGGTCTAGTAAAAAAACTCGTGGGGGTTTATTTTTCTCCGAATAGTGATGAGGTTTTGCCAGAGTGTAAAATTATTTTGAAAAGGTTGGCGTATATATTACGCCTCAATCCACGTATCATAATTGAAGTAGCTGCACACACTGACTCTAGGGGAGAAGATGCATATAACCTTGAATTAACTCAAAGGCAAGCAAATGCACTTAAAGAGTTTTTGATAGAGCAAGGTATTTCTGATGATAGAATCAAAGCTAGAGGTTTTGGAGAGAGTATTTTGGTAAATCAGTGCCAAAATGATGTCAAATGTACTTCTGCCGAACACCTACAAAATCGCCGTGTAGAATATGTAATTATAGGGTTAGAATAA
- a CDS encoding response regulator gives MPTILMVVDDEPDVQLLMKQKFRKQLRNNEYEFIFAANGSEALEKLKDNPNIDVILCDVNMPEMDGITLLSKTKVVNPTVQTVIVSAYGDMRNIRRAMNNGAFDFVTKPINFNDLGATIAKTIKHVKRLKESITEKEQLHQKLERYSRDLEKTIEERTNEITIQKEIIEAKNQSITESINYAKRIQDAALPRVEEIKESIPESFIYFKPRDIVSGDFYWFVKQENKIVVTAADCTGHGVPGAFMSLIGNDLLNEIVSARGVLESDKILNELHDSVRKALRQEENKSRDGMDLALCVIDTEAKKLQFSGAKNPLVYFKNGEMSVIKGDKYPIGGVQFQLDRNYTRHEVDLSEPTMVYIFSDGYQDQFGGEKSEKFMSKNFKALLKEIHQKPVEEQKQILDKRFKEWKGDRSQIDDILVMGMRF, from the coding sequence ATGCCAACAATATTAATGGTTGTAGATGACGAACCAGACGTACAGCTTTTGATGAAACAAAAATTCAGAAAGCAGCTTCGTAATAATGAATATGAGTTTATTTTTGCTGCAAATGGTTCAGAAGCTCTTGAAAAACTGAAAGATAACCCCAATATAGACGTTATTTTATGTGATGTAAATATGCCAGAGATGGATGGTATTACATTGCTCTCCAAAACAAAAGTTGTCAATCCGACTGTTCAAACAGTTATTGTGTCGGCGTATGGAGATATGAGAAATATCAGACGAGCAATGAATAATGGAGCTTTTGATTTTGTAACAAAGCCTATCAACTTCAACGATTTAGGAGCAACCATTGCCAAAACGATAAAGCACGTCAAACGCCTTAAAGAATCTATTACAGAAAAAGAACAACTTCATCAAAAATTAGAAAGGTATAGCCGAGACTTAGAAAAAACAATAGAAGAAAGAACCAACGAAATTACAATACAGAAGGAAATTATTGAGGCAAAAAACCAAAGCATTACTGAAAGTATAAATTATGCAAAACGTATTCAAGATGCAGCTTTGCCTCGTGTAGAAGAAATCAAAGAGTCTATTCCAGAATCGTTTATTTATTTCAAACCAAGAGATATTGTAAGTGGTGATTTTTATTGGTTTGTGAAGCAAGAGAACAAAATTGTGGTAACGGCAGCTGATTGTACAGGACATGGCGTTCCTGGTGCTTTTATGTCGCTGATTGGAAACGATTTATTGAATGAGATTGTAAGTGCAAGAGGAGTATTAGAATCTGACAAAATTTTGAATGAGCTTCATGATAGCGTGAGAAAAGCATTGAGACAAGAAGAAAATAAAAGCCGTGACGGAATGGATTTAGCACTTTGTGTTATCGATACAGAAGCTAAAAAATTGCAATTTTCTGGCGCAAAAAATCCGTTGGTCTATTTCAAAAATGGAGAAATGAGTGTCATTAAGGGCGACAAATATCCAATAGGAGGCGTTCAGTTTCAGTTAGACAGAAATTATACTCGCCACGAAGTAGATTTAAGTGAGCCAACTATGGTGTATATCTTTTCAGATGGTTATCAAGACCAATTTGGAGGCGAGAAGTCGGAAAAGTTTATGAGTAAAAATTTCAAAGCTCTCTTGAAAGAAATTCATCAAAAACCAGTAGAAGAACAAAAACAAATCTTAGATAAAAGATTTAAAGAATGGAAAGGCGACCGTTCTCAAATAGATGATATTTTAGTTATGGGAATGCGTTTTTAA
- a CDS encoding two-component regulator propeller domain-containing protein: protein MKYMRYICTLFFCILIIYGLSVFSNLSFAQFTDFGDTPLEAEHLGSEQGLSESTVLSILQDQKGFMWFGTQDGLNRYDAYKFKIFKLKRGDSTSLPDNNIQTLFESKDGTIWVGTGAGFSMYNLDFNNFINYYHQETNKKTISDDRINAITEDTTGAIWVGTKKGLNRFDRKTKTFERYFADGKNNSIPHNEITALYTDTKGNVWIGTQNGVARYQPKTNNFKVYVADSTFSTLPNGQITCFFEDRFKALWIGTRNGIGRYNRLGDNISAYKASPYPIEGIAQDEGGDLWIISVGELGKFNQNNHTYKRQNIGNTFENYGSFQAIAKSKSGLLWIGTNKNGVFKVNTRTKQFKTFRHNPENTNSLPPAWVWSIENSDNNNLWVGTADGWSYLNVAKDSTFNYTTLLSSFQNPNNRDITALLNEGDSVLWGAVINNGIFRAKLDRQTQIPIEFQTFVEKANDSLNASPSGNAIYTMYKDSFGKIWVGTAKRGLNEIYEDTTGNYLYLNQNTIAPKKYRFRYFNYDKNDKTSLAGNSVRVIFEDRKQNLWIGTEEGGLSLAKRDNNGNILSFQNFSYKDNDPKSISSNAIRSIWEDESGYLWLGTPNGLNRFDPKTGQALHFGETYPKLSRVIHGVLGDKKENLWLSTNNGILKFDIGDSTIWEFTMEDGIQSNEFNSGAYHLRKSDGMMFFGGIGGLTMFHPDTVRPNDYLPPVVLTDFKIFNKSVPVKDKNNKNSPLKHHISVVDEIVLDYEDQVITFEFTALNFLHPENNRYSYRLEGFEENWNEVNDRRFASYTNLPKGEYKFVVRAANNDGLWNNEGASVRIKMRPPYWETWGFRTLFVLAIAGVFWGIYYFRTKSIREQNQRLENSVKERTGELLETTEELRVQRDQLESAYANIRLLSDIGRQITASLHHKEIIRAVYDNIQKVMPADAFGVAIFDKDANYLTVSGFIENGNVLPFHVVDLNDKNELAVKCFNEQREIIIHNVEQEYARYMEEKPNPIFGKTTSSVVYLPLVLGERKMGVVSVQSYKENAFDSNHLSILRNLATYIVIALDNSQAYTKIEAQNREIDENRIALEAKNKDITDSINYAKRIQHALLPPLSILKDKFEAFVLFLPRDIVSGDFYWFTEKDGKTIVAAIDCTGHGVPGAFMSIIAETHLDRIVNVMGITSPAMILNELDKSVRNTLRQNETQSRDGMDMSICVIDDENKKVTFGGAKNPLIYIADGKVEQQKGSIRGIGGYSRKYLKKTPTFTEHIIEVTQPTTFYIFSDGYQDQFGGKHNEKFMKKRFRKVLQDIHREGMQAQKELLERGFMRWKGKHQQIDDVLVIGFKMG, encoded by the coding sequence GAGATTCTACTTCTTTGCCAGATAACAATATACAGACGCTTTTCGAATCTAAAGATGGTACAATTTGGGTGGGAACAGGGGCTGGCTTTTCTATGTATAATCTTGATTTTAATAACTTTATAAACTATTATCATCAAGAAACTAATAAAAAAACTATTTCTGATGACAGAATAAATGCAATCACTGAAGACACAACAGGAGCAATTTGGGTAGGAACGAAAAAAGGCTTGAATAGATTCGATAGAAAAACAAAGACTTTCGAAAGGTATTTTGCTGATGGAAAAAATAACTCTATTCCTCATAATGAAATAACAGCCTTATACACAGATACAAAAGGTAATGTTTGGATAGGTACACAAAATGGAGTGGCTCGCTACCAACCCAAAACCAACAATTTTAAAGTATATGTAGCTGATTCTACTTTTTCTACTTTGCCCAACGGACAAATAACTTGCTTTTTTGAAGACCGTTTTAAAGCTCTTTGGATAGGCACTAGAAATGGAATAGGGCGATACAACCGTCTTGGGGATAACATTTCAGCCTACAAAGCCTCACCGTATCCGATTGAGGGAATTGCACAAGATGAAGGTGGAGATTTATGGATTATATCTGTTGGAGAATTAGGAAAGTTTAATCAAAATAATCATACTTACAAACGCCAAAATATAGGAAATACGTTTGAGAATTATGGCTCTTTTCAAGCTATTGCAAAAAGTAAATCTGGACTTTTATGGATAGGAACAAATAAAAATGGAGTCTTTAAGGTAAATACTCGCACAAAGCAGTTCAAAACATTTCGTCATAATCCAGAAAATACCAATAGTTTACCTCCTGCTTGGGTTTGGAGTATTGAAAATTCTGATAATAACAATCTTTGGGTAGGAACAGCAGATGGTTGGAGTTATCTAAATGTAGCTAAAGATTCCACATTCAATTACACCACACTTTTATCTTCTTTTCAAAATCCGAATAACAGAGATATAACAGCATTGCTCAACGAGGGCGACTCTGTATTGTGGGGAGCAGTAATAAACAATGGAATTTTTAGAGCTAAACTAGACAGACAAACTCAAATTCCTATCGAATTTCAAACTTTTGTAGAAAAAGCAAATGATAGCTTAAATGCTTCTCCAAGTGGAAATGCAATTTATACAATGTATAAAGATAGTTTTGGTAAAATATGGGTAGGAACAGCTAAAAGGGGACTAAATGAAATTTATGAAGACACAACAGGAAACTATTTATATCTGAATCAAAATACGATTGCACCTAAAAAATATCGCTTTAGGTATTTCAATTATGATAAGAATGATAAAACTTCTTTAGCTGGAAATAGTGTGCGTGTCATTTTTGAAGATAGAAAACAAAATCTTTGGATAGGAACAGAAGAAGGAGGTCTTAGCCTCGCTAAAAGGGACAACAATGGAAATATTTTATCCTTTCAGAATTTTTCTTACAAAGACAACGACCCAAAAAGTATAAGTAGTAATGCTATTCGCTCTATTTGGGAAGACGAATCGGGTTATCTATGGCTTGGGACGCCTAATGGATTAAACCGTTTTGACCCAAAAACAGGACAAGCCCTGCATTTTGGAGAAACCTATCCAAAACTTAGCCGAGTAATTCATGGAGTATTGGGAGACAAAAAAGAAAACCTTTGGCTGAGTACGAATAATGGTATCTTAAAATTTGACATTGGAGATAGTACAATATGGGAATTTACTATGGAAGATGGCATACAGAGCAATGAGTTCAATTCTGGAGCATATCATTTAAGAAAAAGTGATGGTATGATGTTTTTTGGAGGAATTGGAGGACTAACGATGTTCCATCCAGATACAGTTCGTCCCAATGATTATTTACCTCCAGTAGTATTGACCGATTTCAAGATTTTTAATAAATCTGTACCTGTTAAAGATAAAAATAATAAAAACTCTCCTCTCAAACACCATATTTCAGTAGTAGATGAGATTGTTTTGGATTATGAAGACCAAGTAATTACTTTTGAATTTACGGCACTCAATTTTTTACACCCAGAAAATAACAGATATTCTTACCGTTTAGAAGGCTTTGAAGAAAACTGGAACGAAGTAAATGACCGTCGTTTTGCTTCTTACACTAACCTGCCCAAAGGAGAATACAAATTTGTAGTGCGTGCTGCCAACAACGACGGACTTTGGAACAATGAAGGAGCATCTGTCAGAATCAAAATGCGCCCTCCTTATTGGGAAACATGGGGATTCAGAACACTCTTTGTTTTAGCTATTGCTGGAGTTTTTTGGGGAATTTATTATTTCCGAACCAAGTCTATAAGAGAGCAAAATCAGAGATTAGAAAATTCGGTCAAGGAAAGAACAGGTGAGCTTTTAGAAACCACTGAAGAACTACGTGTGCAGCGAGACCAACTAGAAAGTGCGTATGCAAATATTCGCCTTTTGAGTGATATTGGAAGACAAATAACAGCCAGTTTACATCATAAAGAAATTATCCGAGCTGTTTACGACAATATCCAAAAGGTAATGCCTGCTGATGCTTTTGGTGTCGCTATATTTGATAAAGATGCCAATTATTTGACAGTCTCTGGTTTTATTGAAAATGGAAATGTCCTTCCTTTTCATGTAGTAGATTTGAACGACAAAAATGAGCTTGCTGTGAAGTGTTTTAATGAACAGCGTGAAATTATAATTCACAATGTGGAGCAAGAGTACGCAAGGTATATGGAAGAAAAACCAAATCCAATTTTTGGTAAAACGACTTCTTCTGTGGTGTATTTACCTCTTGTGTTAGGAGAACGAAAAATGGGTGTCGTTTCGGTGCAAAGCTATAAAGAAAATGCCTTTGACTCCAATCATTTGTCTATTCTGCGAAATTTGGCTACTTATATTGTTATTGCTTTAGATAATTCACAAGCCTACACCAAAATAGAAGCTCAAAACAGAGAAATAGATGAAAACAGAATTGCACTTGAGGCTAAAAATAAAGACATTACAGATAGTATAAATTACGCTAAACGTATTCAACACGCACTTTTGCCTCCTCTTTCTATTTTAAAAGATAAGTTTGAAGCCTTTGTGTTATTTTTGCCTCGTGATATTGTGAGTGGCGATTTTTATTGGTTTACAGAAAAAGATGGAAAAACAATTGTTGCTGCTATCGACTGCACAGGACATGGCGTTCCAGGTGCGTTTATGTCTATTATTGCCGAAACACATTTAGACAGAATTGTAAATGTGATGGGAATAACTAGCCCTGCAATGATTTTGAATGAGCTAGATAAGTCTGTGCGAAATACATTACGTCAAAACGAAACACAAAGCCGTGATGGAATGGATATGTCGATATGTGTTATAGATGATGAAAATAAGAAGGTAACCTTTGGAGGAGCAAAGAATCCACTTATTTATATTGCTGATGGGAAAGTAGAACAGCAAAAAGGTAGCATTAGAGGCATTGGAGGATATTCAAGAAAGTATTTGAAGAAAACGCCAACTTTCACAGAACACATCATTGAAGTAACACAACCCACTACTTTTTATATTTTTTCTGACGGCTACCAAGACCAATTTGGAGGGAAGCACAATGAGAAATTTATGAAAAAACGTTTCCGTAAGGTCTTACAAGACATTCACAGAGAGGGAATGCAAGCACAAAAAGAGCTTTTAGAACGTGGTTTTATGCGTTGGAAAGGTAAGCATCAGCAGATAGATGATGTTCTTGTGATTGGATTTAAAATGGGGTAG
- a CDS encoding lytic transglycosylase domain-containing protein, with product MSELSIQEKANSLFHLFLVSAFVFCTTNTLSAQNGLKYEEHKSFTLENTVSTTDKQKTISSTHLNHSVLTKNTDLLHQNYSDTAKWNSHRFKTSIFTPTGAPPAVERLIVGTPLTPSDSSDLQDQKRFSYHLLADFVSYVSGQPVEYLNEIEEIVSDEAIMVDAELFFDHQDSTIEFLEEIDLAGNFRSALSDKEIAARMKAIEKEVPFNYTPEVRNFIEKYGVKYYTYTNTLIAKSDEYFPLFEKILKEQGMPEELKYLVVVESAFKTQVRSHAGAVGLWQFMPRTGKVFDLNQNFYIDERMDPTSSTIAACKYLKYLNEFFDGDWELAIAAYNCGPGNVKKAMRRSGKNTFWEIYNYLPRETRAYVPLYTTYAYLFNYAEDHGMVVENPVYAMEYDTVFVSQYVNLDKLADELRMCAADLKAMNPEAKRGIIPNYAKEHPIRIPKNRSEFFWKSQEEILIACQNPNYRSSTTSTATRTASNYKNTKANTTTAQSYTASARTTTTSRTYKKPSGTKSYHVVSKGETLGGIAVKYGTSVSSLRRWNGIYGSRINIGQKIVMYGVKNNRSYSAVAKTTNSTSKRTTTTTSSSTKSSGTYHVVKQGDTLWGIANNAGISVSRLKQLNNLRSDKLNVGQRLKVM from the coding sequence ATGAGCGAACTATCTATTCAAGAAAAAGCAAATTCATTATTTCATCTTTTTCTAGTTTCTGCATTTGTGTTCTGTACGACCAATACTTTGTCAGCGCAAAATGGATTAAAATATGAAGAACACAAGAGTTTTACCTTAGAAAATACAGTCTCTACTACAGATAAACAAAAAACAATATCCTCAACTCATCTCAACCATTCTGTTCTAACAAAAAATACAGACCTTCTCCATCAAAATTATTCGGATACGGCAAAGTGGAACTCACATAGATTTAAGACTTCTATATTTACACCGACAGGCGCACCTCCTGCTGTGGAGCGTCTGATTGTAGGTACTCCCCTAACGCCTTCAGACTCTAGTGATTTGCAAGACCAAAAACGTTTTTCTTATCATCTTTTGGCTGATTTTGTTTCTTATGTTTCAGGACAACCAGTAGAATATCTCAATGAAATTGAAGAAATTGTGAGCGATGAGGCAATCATGGTAGATGCAGAACTCTTTTTTGACCATCAAGATTCTACGATTGAGTTTTTAGAAGAAATAGATTTGGCTGGTAATTTTAGAAGTGCGCTCTCTGATAAAGAAATAGCTGCTCGTATGAAAGCTATTGAGAAAGAAGTTCCTTTCAACTATACCCCAGAAGTTAGAAATTTTATAGAAAAATATGGAGTAAAATATTATACTTATACCAATACACTGATTGCAAAGTCGGACGAATATTTTCCACTCTTTGAGAAGATTTTGAAAGAACAAGGAATGCCAGAAGAATTGAAATATTTGGTGGTCGTAGAGTCAGCATTTAAAACACAAGTTCGTTCGCATGCTGGAGCTGTTGGGCTTTGGCAGTTTATGCCACGTACAGGAAAAGTCTTTGATTTGAATCAAAATTTTTACATAGATGAAAGAATGGATCCAACCTCTTCTACTATCGCAGCTTGTAAATACTTGAAGTATTTGAATGAGTTTTTTGATGGAGACTGGGAACTTGCCATTGCTGCCTACAACTGTGGACCGGGAAATGTGAAAAAGGCGATGCGTCGTTCTGGAAAAAATACATTTTGGGAAATCTACAATTATTTGCCAAGAGAAACTCGTGCGTATGTACCTCTTTACACAACGTATGCCTATCTATTCAATTATGCAGAAGACCACGGAATGGTAGTGGAAAATCCTGTTTATGCAATGGAATATGATACAGTTTTTGTTAGTCAATATGTAAATTTAGACAAACTTGCTGATGAGCTTCGTATGTGTGCTGCTGATTTGAAGGCAATGAATCCAGAGGCAAAGCGTGGAATTATTCCAAACTATGCCAAAGAGCATCCTATCAGAATTCCTAAAAACAGATCTGAATTTTTCTGGAAGAGTCAAGAAGAGATTTTGATAGCTTGTCAGAATCCAAATTATAGAAGTTCAACCACTTCAACAGCTACTAGAACAGCATCTAATTATAAAAATACAAAAGCTAATACTACTACTGCTCAAAGCTACACAGCTTCTGCAAGAACAACTACTACAAGTAGAACTTATAAAAAGCCTTCTGGTACAAAATCCTACCATGTAGTAAGTAAAGGTGAAACACTTGGGGGTATTGCAGTAAAATACGGAACATCAGTTTCTTCTCTTAGACGATGGAACGGAATCTATGGTTCAAGAATCAATATTGGACAAAAAATAGTAATGTACGGTGTGAAAAATAATCGCAGTTATAGTGCAGTTGCTAAAACAACCAATTCTACATCTAAAAGAACGACTACAACAACTTCGTCTTCTACCAAATCTTCTGGAACGTATCATGTTGTCAAACAAGGCGATACACTTTGGGGAATTGCCAACAATGCAGGAATTAGCGTTTCAAGATTGAAGCAACTCAATAATTTGCGTTCAGACAAACTCAATGTTGGACAGCGTTTGAAAGTAATGTAA
- a CDS encoding DUF3137 domain-containing protein, with translation MRSFAEFKALFDEDLLPELKELKKELTWRNILQFGIVIALAVILSVLFVLIAMEIVSIWVVVVVSVLLIAGAIWQVRKLADRRDIQMRYKKTVNSKLIEFVAPRGEYNPDGFVPYKDFLESELFKREPDFYGGDDLLITKQNGVEVKFSEVKAAWEEQGEDIKGNDSSQWHVIFDGIFMVSSLRKSFPDMVIIPDISEGSFGRLGYKAKKANHQHGEFVDVEHPEFNNYFTAYAKDAKQAKKMISEEFMDKAVEIAQTIEEPIYFSFNGKKMYVAIRYDKPMFEFNTYLADITNPEKPFEIFKEMDFLVTIGASLNSMGKRKMPDMGSLGGGFGNNFGGMSGMGGLGDMDGMAGMGMMGMEEPRQKQAEPKAEEEDMIGSLGSMSAEDLGLTEEEMQALLRGE, from the coding sequence ATGCGTAGTTTTGCAGAATTTAAAGCCCTTTTTGATGAAGACTTACTCCCAGAACTAAAGGAGTTGAAAAAAGAACTTACTTGGCGCAATATCCTTCAATTCGGAATTGTGATAGCCTTGGCTGTTATTTTGAGTGTTCTTTTTGTCTTAATTGCTATGGAAATTGTTTCTATTTGGGTAGTGGTAGTCGTATCTGTGCTTCTTATTGCTGGTGCAATTTGGCAAGTTCGAAAGCTCGCCGACCGAAGAGATATTCAGATGCGCTATAAAAAAACAGTCAATTCTAAGCTCATAGAATTTGTTGCTCCTAGAGGAGAATACAATCCTGATGGTTTTGTTCCTTATAAAGATTTTTTGGAAAGCGAACTCTTTAAACGTGAACCCGATTTTTATGGTGGAGATGATTTGCTAATCACTAAACAAAATGGAGTAGAAGTAAAATTTTCAGAAGTAAAAGCTGCTTGGGAAGAACAAGGAGAAGATATAAAAGGCAATGACTCTAGTCAGTGGCATGTCATTTTTGATGGAATTTTTATGGTTTCGTCTTTACGAAAGAGTTTTCCAGATATGGTCATTATTCCAGATATTTCAGAAGGCAGTTTTGGAAGGTTAGGCTACAAAGCAAAAAAAGCAAATCATCAACACGGAGAATTTGTAGATGTAGAACATCCAGAATTTAACAACTACTTTACAGCTTATGCTAAAGATGCCAAACAGGCAAAAAAAATGATTAGTGAAGAATTTATGGATAAAGCCGTTGAGATTGCTCAAACTATTGAAGAACCTATTTATTTTTCATTTAATGGAAAAAAAATGTACGTAGCTATTCGTTATGACAAACCTATGTTTGAATTTAATACGTATCTTGCAGACATAACGAATCCAGAAAAGCCGTTTGAAATCTTTAAAGAAATGGACTTTTTGGTCACCATTGGAGCTTCGCTGAACAGTATGGGCAAACGCAAAATGCCAGATATGGGCAGCCTTGGAGGTGGATTTGGAAACAACTTTGGAGGCATGAGTGGAATGGGAGGCTTAGGAGATATGGACGGCATGGCAGGAATGGGCATGATGGGAATGGAAGAGCCAAGACAAAAACAGGCAGAACCTAAGGCAGAAGAAGAAGATATGATAGGAAGTTTGGGTTCTATGTCAGCAGAAGATTTAGGGCTAACAGAGGAGGAAATGCAGGCTCTTTTGAGAGGAGAATAG